The Rhizobium viscosum genomic sequence GTGCTGCGCCGAGCGTGCCGCGGGCCGGGGCCGGCGCAACCTGGGTCTCGCCGACCGAGGGCAGGTTTACGTCCGAGGGGCGGTCACGCATGAAGAGCAGCACGAGAAGAGCGGCGACCATGATCATGGCGCAGACGAAGAAGACGGTGGCGCGCCAGCCGTAGCGTTCGGTCAATTCCGCCATCAGCGGCAGGAAAACGAGCTGGCCGGTTGCCGAGCTTGCCGAGAGCATGCCGACGACAAGGCCGCGATGCTTGACGAACCAGCGCGTTGAAACGGTGGCTGCCAACACCATGGCCGTGAGCCCGGTGCCGAAACCTACGACGATGCCCCAGAGCGCGAGCAAGTGCCAAAGCTTGGTCATGAACAGCGATCCGACGAAGCCGGCACCGATCAGGGCAAGGGCGAAGACGATGACCTTGCGGACGCCGAAATAGTTCATGAAGGCTGCCGCAAACGGACCCATGAGGCCAAAGAGGATCAGGCGGATGGCGAGTGCGGAGGAAATCTGCGAGGTCTCCCAGCCGAATTCATCCTGCAGCGGCTTGATGAGCACGCCCGGCGCGCCCATTGCGCCGGCAGTTACCAGCATGGTCAGGAAGGTGGCGGCGACGACGACCCACCCATAGTGAATGTTTCGCCGGGCAAGGGATGATGCAAGGACTGCAGAGACCATGGGCAAATTCCGGTTATGACGTGAGGACCATATACAAGGCCGCTTTACATGACGGCCATCATATTTGTTGCGTATTGATGATGGACATCATATAAATTGTCAAGCGACCATTCCGGAGACGAAAATGCGGGTCAGCCGCGAGAAATTTGCAGAAAACCGCGAGAAGATCCTGACGGCAGCCAGCATGCTCTTCCGCGAGAATGGGTTCGACGGCGTCGGCGTCGCCGACATCATGAAGGCTGCTGGTCTTACGCATGGCGGGTTCTACGGCCATTTCGAATCGAAGGATGACCTTGCGCTGGAGGTCAGCCGCAAGCTGATCGAGCGGGTGGAAGAACGCTGGCGTGAGCTGATCGCCGCTGAACCAGACAAGCCGCTTCAGGCGCTGCTCGATCACTATATCCATTGGCGCACGGTCGACGATCCCGGAAGAAGCTGCGTGTTCGCCTCACTGATCCAGGAAGTCAGCCGCAGCGAAGGTGCGGTTCGTGCGACCTTCAGCGAGGGGCTGGCCGCGCTGGTTGATGTGCTGAAGGAGGTAGTGCCGGGTGCGACGGAGGAAGAGCGCCGCGCCAATGCGACGTCGACGCTTTCATCGATGATGGGGGCCGTCATCCTTGCCCGCGCGGTCGAGGATCGGGCGCTCGCAGAGCAGTTTCTGGTCACGATGCGCCGCAAGCTCGACCCGGCGCAATAATCCTAATCCCGCGAAGCGATCATCGCATGGCCTTCGACGATTTCGGTGAAGGTGCCGTCCGGCGACAGAGCGGCGAGCTCGCTGCGGAAGGCTGCTTCGAATTCCTCTGTCTTGTCGCCGAGCGCCTGTGGAGAGGTAGCGGACATGGAGAAGGCGCGGCCGACGATATCCTCCGTTCCGATTACCCGTTCGTTGACGATGCCGATGCGTTCGAGGTTGCGGAAGGGGGAGCGCAGCAAGACCGCCTCATGGGCTCCGAATTCCTGCGCGCGGCGTCGTTTACGCTCGGCGCTTTTTTCCGGCGAATAGGTCTCCGACAGCTGATGCAGCACATCACGCCAATCCGGTGTCGCTGCGATATGCCTGTCGGAGAAGAGAACGACGGCCCCGTCCGGATCGATGAGCTTGTCGAGTGCCGCAAGCGTCGCCGGGCGGTCCATCCAATGGAAAGATCGGCCCAGGACAGCAAGTTTCAGCGGCGCCAGATCCGGGTCGAGATCGTAAGAGGAGCCCTGGATGAGCCTTATGTTCACGGCGGCTTCGGCCGCATTTTCGC encodes the following:
- a CDS encoding class I SAM-dependent methyltransferase; amino-acid sequence: MTIVPYEARRFRTTAVYYSRFRVPYPDRLIERVAERTGLKPGDRVLDLGCGPGPLGVAFARLAGADVIGVDPEPEMLDAARENAAEAAVNIRLIQGSSYDLDPDLAPLKLAVLGRSFHWMDRPATLAALDKLIDPDGAVVLFSDRHIAATPDWRDVLHQLSETYSPEKSAERKRRRAQEFGAHEAVLLRSPFRNLERIGIVNERVIGTEDIVGRAFSMSATSPQALGDKTEEFEAAFRSELAALSPDGTFTEIVEGHAMIASRD
- a CDS encoding TetR/AcrR family transcriptional regulator produces the protein MRVSREKFAENREKILTAASMLFRENGFDGVGVADIMKAAGLTHGGFYGHFESKDDLALEVSRKLIERVEERWRELIAAEPDKPLQALLDHYIHWRTVDDPGRSCVFASLIQEVSRSEGAVRATFSEGLAALVDVLKEVVPGATEEERRANATSTLSSMMGAVILARAVEDRALAEQFLVTMRRKLDPAQ
- a CDS encoding MFS transporter, with translation MVSAVLASSLARRNIHYGWVVVAATFLTMLVTAGAMGAPGVLIKPLQDEFGWETSQISSALAIRLILFGLMGPFAAAFMNYFGVRKVIVFALALIGAGFVGSLFMTKLWHLLALWGIVVGFGTGLTAMVLAATVSTRWFVKHRGLVVGMLSASSATGQLVFLPLMAELTERYGWRATVFFVCAMIMVAALLVLLFMRDRPSDVNLPSVGETQVAPAPARGTLGAALAMPITVLRDISTTSTFWILFATFFICGLSTNGLIQTHFVTLCGDFGIMPVAAASVLAVMGIFDFFGTIGSGWLSDRFDNRWLLFWYYGLRGLSLLFLPFSDFSFYGLSIFAVFYGLDWIATVPPTVKIAADRFGREKAGLVFGWVFAGHQLGAATAAYGAGLSRTALESYLPAFFIAGAFCLLASVLAITLKKSGLTAQSGAVAH